The genome window CTCGACTCATCAATAAGCTGCTGTACATAAGTTCTTATTTCTTGAAGAGCAATGTCTAATTCTTTATCCTTTTTCGTTTTATAAAACCTCCAAAATGGGATAGGTGCTGTAATGCGATCATTCACCATTGGGAATATCTTCTCTAAATGCTCTTGGATAATGTCACCATCTTGCTCTAAGGTATTCGCATCATGTCCAAAAGCAATTAAACTCGTGATATCCACCGTATACCTCATCAGTTCTTGCTGTAGGTCTACCTCTAAGCTATTATTACTTTCTTCTCCCCAACGTTCCAACAGGCGTTCAGTCACTTTCACCATATTGGGAATGTAACTTTTTACGTTTTTAAGGTTCAACGCTTCTGCAATCAACTTACGATGTGTATACCACTCCTCTCCTTCTGTATTAAATACACCATTCACTCCCATTTCACTCATGACCTCATCAATCTTATGAAATCTACGGAATACTTTAGGTCGTTTTTTTAAAATTTGTTGATTCAAGCTCTCATCAGCACTAACGATAAACTCCTGCGTTGCTAACCTTATTTTATAGATATCTCCCAGTTCATTAGCCCATCGTTCTAAAACATTATGTTTATCTTCAGCTTTAAAGTCATTCAAGTTCCCTAATAGCCAACTGCCTTTAGGTTGTGGTAGATCACCAATTGTACGAATCTTTTTCTCCTCTAAAATTGCTTCATTCGAAATCGATTTAGAAAAATCAACGTATAAGGTATTTCCATCTAACCTCGATGGAAACTTTACTAATTGGCTTCCAAAAGTATTATCCTTTCCCGTTTCTACTTCAAACTTACGCTTGTGTAAAGGGCAAATGATATGCTCTGCATCTATAGCGCCATCACACAAATTAGCTCCTTGGTGAGGGCATATTGCCGAATAAACATTGGGTTTTGAAGCCTTAAAAATTAGAATATACGATTGATCTTCATGTCTAAATGAATAAAGCTTTCCTTCTACTCTTTCATCAAATTCTCCTGTAGCAATGTAACTCATGGTTATAAAAAGTTGATAGTTAAAAATATAGTTTTGGGATTAAAACAATATCAAGATAGATAATCTTTAAAAAATTAAGCAAGGATCAATTGATTACTTGCCTAACCTAAGGTCAAATAAGTCTCTTTTATGTAAAAAAAATCGGTGTTGAAAACTTCAACACCGATCAAATTTTTTATAAGAATTATATACTTCAACTACATTAGTTCACTATAATTCTCTTTGTATAAACTCTTCCATTAATTCTTAGTGAAACTAGATACAAACCTGTATTCAAGTTCATGTCTAACATTTCTCTAATTACACCATCTGAATCAGACGTTAATTCCATATGCTTGATTAATGTACCATTACCACTTCTAAGCTCTAAATCAGCATCAGCATTTATACTAAGCCCTGAGTACACTAATTTTAACTGATCAGCACTATGCAATGGATTTGGATAAACTTTAACATTAACTTCA of Sediminitomix flava contains these proteins:
- a CDS encoding cytochrome P450; translation: MSYIATGEFDERVEGKLYSFRHEDQSYILIFKASKPNVYSAICPHQGANLCDGAIDAEHIICPLHKRKFEVETGKDNTFGSQLVKFPSRLDGNTLYVDFSKSISNEAILEEKKIRTIGDLPQPKGSWLLGNLNDFKAEDKHNVLERWANELGDIYKIRLATQEFIVSADESLNQQILKKRPKVFRRFHKIDEVMSEMGVNGVFNTEGEEWYTHRKLIAEALNLKNVKSYIPNMVKVTERLLERWGEESNNSLEVDLQQELMRYTVDITSLIAFGHDANTLEQDGDIIQEHLEKIFPMVNDRITAPIPFWRFYKTKKDKELDIALQEIRTYVQQLIDESRDNFINGSDLNPTNFLEALLLEQSKAKGFSDHDVFGNVFTMLLAGEDTTSNSISWTLFYVLQNSEVLEKIQSEVRGVLTNKKLPTSLDELNQLVYTEAVIQEALRIKPVTPSLYMQALEDVTIDGLFIEKGMTVMMQNKVPHTKESNFTAADSFIPERWLEGGCPHHKAHKTDVIKTFGGGPRFCPGKNLAIMEMKIAIAAICHNFNLSLAVSPDKVKERFAFTMFPENLKVTIAKRENSKSTTLKESMV